In Paraburkholderia caribensis, a single window of DNA contains:
- the rfaE2 gene encoding D-glycero-beta-D-manno-heptose 1-phosphate adenylyltransferase, with product MAATFERKLTTRDALAQLRPSLTGPVVFTNGVFDILHRGHVTYLADAKALGATLIVGVNSDASVRMLGKGDDRPINNEADRMALLAALESVDWVVCFGEQTPVALIDALRPDVLVKGGDYDMDKLPESALVRGWGGKALAIPFEHDRSTTALLKKVRAQG from the coding sequence ATGGCTGCTACCTTCGAACGCAAGCTCACCACACGCGACGCCCTCGCTCAACTTCGCCCGTCGCTGACAGGCCCCGTGGTGTTCACGAACGGCGTTTTCGACATCCTGCATCGCGGGCACGTCACCTATCTCGCGGACGCGAAAGCACTGGGCGCGACGCTGATCGTCGGCGTGAACAGCGACGCGTCGGTGCGCATGCTGGGCAAAGGCGACGACCGGCCGATCAACAACGAAGCCGACCGGATGGCGCTGCTGGCGGCGCTGGAGAGCGTGGACTGGGTGGTGTGCTTTGGTGAGCAGACACCCGTCGCGCTGATCGACGCACTGCGTCCGGACGTGCTGGTGAAGGGCGGCGACTACGACATGGACAAGTTGCCCGAATCCGCGCTGGTGCGCGGCTGGGGCGGCAAGGCGCTGGCAATTCCGTTCGAGCACGACCGCTCGACGACAGCGCTTCTGAAGAAGGTGCGCGCTCAAGGCTGA